The Mytilus trossulus isolate FHL-02 chromosome 3, PNRI_Mtr1.1.1.hap1, whole genome shotgun sequence genome contains a region encoding:
- the LOC134712283 gene encoding monocarboxylate transporter 12-like isoform X1 encodes MVNAEDKTIKESKIDIARPTDGGYGWVVVFAAFMMNFIVFGILNSSGILFVELSEELQAGKAATAWISSITFGTLFVSSPVSSALSMRYGSRIISIIGSLIAGIGFISSGFAESIYFLYISLGLVSGIGLGLVYLPFVVSVGIYFEKRTSFAMGISVCGTGVGTFVCSPIVEGLLNEYGWKGTTLILGGIVLNLAVFGSLLRPHVKHFDNNQNICLSKERNSHPDFYSEPQNVAYGINSNNFLFEETEKCLANKQTRPSAIYKSNSRLKEKGDLDNLPKEHTCTRILKSALSYYDFSSFKNFSFIIFLFSNFFIMLGMNAPYIYLPDRSQEKGVSKSDSAIFISVIGIANMAGRIVIGWFADQKWVNRLLLYGTSMVVCGTATVINPLDDSVEYLMVYSVIYGWFSGVFICLYAIILIDLLGLQKFSNALGIVVMVQGIASFIGPPAAGWLYSKTGNYNTSFYAIGAVEIFGGLLVSFIPLARKYFIKQTLKLDTECEVIEIHTGDNS; translated from the exons ATGGTAAATGCAGAAGACAAAACGATCAAAGAATCGAAAATTGATATTGCAAGGCCAACAGATGGGGGATACGGATGGGTTGTTGTTTTTGCTGCATTCATGATGAACTTCATTGTTTTTGGAATACTTAACTCATCTGGAATACTGTTTGTTGAATTGTCGGAGGAACTCCAGGCAGGAAAAGCTGCAACTGCTTGGATCAGTTCAATAACCTTTGGAACTTTGTTTGTATCGa GTCCAGTATCAAGTGCATTGTCCATGCGGTATGGGAGTCGGATTATTAGCATTATTGGATCCTTGATAGCTGGGATCGGGTTTATATCTAGTGGATTCGCTGaaagtatttattttctgtatatCTCACTTGGACTTGTTTCAG GGATTGGATTAGGATTGGTTTATTTACCGTTTGTCGTTTCTGTTGGTATCTATTTTGAAAAGAGAACATCTTTCGCAATGGGTATTTCTGTTTGTGGAACTGGTGTAGGTACTTTTGTATGTTCACCGATTGTGGAGGGACTTTTAAATGAATATGGATGGAAAGGTACAACTCTAATTCTTGGAGGAATAGTTCTTAACCTAGCAGTTTTCGGTTCTTTATTGAGACCGcatgtaaaacattttgacaataatcaaaacatttgtttaagtAAAGAGAGAAATTCTCATCCAGATTTCTATTCTGAACCCCAAAATGTTGCCTATGGTatcaattcaaataattttcttttcgaAGAAACAGAGAAATGTCTTGCTAATAAGCAAACAAGGCCGTCagctatttataaaagtaattcACGTTTGAAGGAAAAGGGAGACTTAGACAATTTACCAAAAGAACATACTTGCACACGAATCCTTAAGTCGGCATTATCATATTatgatttttcttcatttaaaaactttagttttataatttttttgttttcaaacttttttataATGCTTGGTATGAATGCTCCGTACATATACCTTCCTGATCGATCACAGGAAAAGGGTGTTAGTAAATCTGACAGCGCCATCTTTATATCCGTTATTGGAATAGCAAATATGGCTGGCCGCATCGTGATTGGCTGGTTTGCAGACCAAAAGTGGGTCAATCGTCTGCTGCTATACGGCACTTCAATGGTGGTTTGTGGAACAGCTACTGTCATCAATCCTTTAGATGACAGTGTGGAATATTTGATGGTTTATTCAGTGATTTATGGATGGTTTAGCG gtGTGTTCATCTGTTTGTATGCAATAATACTCATAGATTTATTAGGATTACAGAAATTTAGTAATGCTTTGGGAATTGTCGTAATGGTGCAAGGAATCGCATCATTTATTGGACCACCTGCTGCAg GTTGGCTTTACAGCAAAACTGGAAATTACAATACATCTTTTTATGCAATCGGCGCTGTGGAAATATTTGGTGGACTATTGGTTTCTTTTATACCATTAGCacgcaaatatttcataaaacaaacattaaagcTAGATACTGAATGTGAGGTTATAGAGATACATACTGGTGACAATAGCTGA
- the LOC134712283 gene encoding monocarboxylate transporter 12-like isoform X2, which produces MVNAEDKTIKESKIDIARPTDGGYGWVVVFAAFMMNFIVFGILNSSGILFVELSEELQAGKAATAWISSITFGTLFVSSPVSSALSMRYGSRIISIIGSLIAGIGFISSGFAESIYFLYISLGLVSGIGLGLVYLPFVVSVGIYFEKRTSFAMGISVCGTGVGTFVCSPIVEGLLNEYGWKGTTLILGGIVLNLAVFGSLLRPHVKHFDNNQNICLSKERNSHPDFYSEPQNVAYGINSNNFLFEETEKCLANKQTRPSAIYKSNSRLKEKGDLDNLPKEHTCTRILKSALSYYDFSSFKNFSFIIFLFSNFFIMLGMNAPYIYLPDRSQEKGVSKSDSAIFISVIGIANMAGRIVIGWFADQKWVNRLLLYGTSMVVCGTATVINPLDDSVEYLMVYSVIYGWFSGKML; this is translated from the exons ATGGTAAATGCAGAAGACAAAACGATCAAAGAATCGAAAATTGATATTGCAAGGCCAACAGATGGGGGATACGGATGGGTTGTTGTTTTTGCTGCATTCATGATGAACTTCATTGTTTTTGGAATACTTAACTCATCTGGAATACTGTTTGTTGAATTGTCGGAGGAACTCCAGGCAGGAAAAGCTGCAACTGCTTGGATCAGTTCAATAACCTTTGGAACTTTGTTTGTATCGa GTCCAGTATCAAGTGCATTGTCCATGCGGTATGGGAGTCGGATTATTAGCATTATTGGATCCTTGATAGCTGGGATCGGGTTTATATCTAGTGGATTCGCTGaaagtatttattttctgtatatCTCACTTGGACTTGTTTCAG GGATTGGATTAGGATTGGTTTATTTACCGTTTGTCGTTTCTGTTGGTATCTATTTTGAAAAGAGAACATCTTTCGCAATGGGTATTTCTGTTTGTGGAACTGGTGTAGGTACTTTTGTATGTTCACCGATTGTGGAGGGACTTTTAAATGAATATGGATGGAAAGGTACAACTCTAATTCTTGGAGGAATAGTTCTTAACCTAGCAGTTTTCGGTTCTTTATTGAGACCGcatgtaaaacattttgacaataatcaaaacatttgtttaagtAAAGAGAGAAATTCTCATCCAGATTTCTATTCTGAACCCCAAAATGTTGCCTATGGTatcaattcaaataattttcttttcgaAGAAACAGAGAAATGTCTTGCTAATAAGCAAACAAGGCCGTCagctatttataaaagtaattcACGTTTGAAGGAAAAGGGAGACTTAGACAATTTACCAAAAGAACATACTTGCACACGAATCCTTAAGTCGGCATTATCATATTatgatttttcttcatttaaaaactttagttttataatttttttgttttcaaacttttttataATGCTTGGTATGAATGCTCCGTACATATACCTTCCTGATCGATCACAGGAAAAGGGTGTTAGTAAATCTGACAGCGCCATCTTTATATCCGTTATTGGAATAGCAAATATGGCTGGCCGCATCGTGATTGGCTGGTTTGCAGACCAAAAGTGGGTCAATCGTCTGCTGCTATACGGCACTTCAATGGTGGTTTGTGGAACAGCTACTGTCATCAATCCTTTAGATGACAGTGTGGAATATTTGATGGTTTATTCAGTGATTTATGGATGGTTTAGCGGTAAGATGTTGTAG